In Molothrus aeneus isolate 106 unplaced genomic scaffold, BPBGC_Maene_1.0 scaffold_36, whole genome shotgun sequence, one genomic interval encodes:
- the LOC136570720 gene encoding LOW QUALITY PROTEIN: serine/threonine-protein kinase pim-1-like (The sequence of the model RefSeq protein was modified relative to this genomic sequence to represent the inferred CDS: substituted 1 base at 1 genomic stop codon), whose amino-acid sequence MECGRPSANRCSRSRCQGRVSSPPLTLHLQRCLRLCRAPRHGRLADAASRKAPLGGAAPCPPLPSPPWFRLGRALSVLAVALLEEPLALPQPRPWARTKPLPRFRPQPPCCRPAPAPWPTAWPAAAPLRSPPLASSAAGPEPPQPGAARQAAARRAGGCPGQKSGSAVPPAGAERPLLEQLXQQGPLLGSGGCGSVYSGPRLTDGLSLGSQAAIKRVSRERISEWARLGGALVPLELALLWKVSRPGFRSVVRLLDWFEVPKGFALLMERPQRCQDLWYFLHERRFLTEPVARGLFRQVLEAVGHCSSRGVLHRHIKAENVLIDLAMGEAKLIDFGCGTMLQDTFYTRMSGMPEYSPPEWILFGCYHGQPATIWSLGIVLYELLCGHLPFHSNEDIVRGQLFFPPWVSQECQHLIRWCLCMEPTDRPALADLFEHSWLQEPCLAQETAEMPPCAQ is encoded by the exons cctggctgatgCCGCGTCCCGCAAGGCGCCcctcggcggggccgccccgtgcccgcccctgcccagcccgcCGTGGTTCCGCCTCGGCCGGGCTCTCTCCGTCCTGGCTGTGGCGCTGCTGGAAGAGCCGCTCgctctg ccccagccgaGGCCCTGGGCCCGAACGAAGCCCCTGCCGCGGTTCCGCCCGCAGCCGCCCTGCTGCCGCCCGGCTCCCGCCCCGTGGCCGACAGCGTGGCCGGCAGCTGCCCCGCTCCGATCTCCGCCGCTCGCCAGCTcggccgccggccccgagccACCGCAGCCCGGGGCAGCTCGGCAAGCAGCAgcgcgccgggcgggcgggtgCCCCGGGCAGAAGAGCGGCAGCGCCGTGCCGCCCGCAGGGGCGGAGAGGCCTCTCCTAGAGCAGCTCTAGCAGCAGGGCCCGCTGCTGGGCagcggcggctgcggcagcgTTTACTCCGGTCCCCGCCTCACCGACGGC CTCAGCCTTGGCTCGCAGGCGGCCATCAAGCGAGTGTCCCGGGAGCGCATCTCGGAGTGGGCGCGGCTGGG GGGCGCccttgtgcccctggagctggcgctGCTGTGGAAGGTGTCGCGGCCTGGCTTCCGCAGCGTCGTGCGGCTCCTGGACTGGTTCGAGGTGCCCAAGGGCTTCGCGCTGCTCATGGAGCGTCCGCAGCGCTGTCAGGACCTCTGGTACTTCCTGCACGAGCGGCGGTTCCTGACGGAGCCCGTGGCGCGGGGGCTGTtccgccaggtgctggaggccgtggggcactgcagcagccgcgGCGTCCTGCACCGCCACATCAAGGCCGAGAACGTCCTCATCGACCTGGCCATGGGTGAGGCGAAGCTCATCGACTTCGGCTGCGGCACGATGCTCCAGGACACGTTCTACACCCGGATGTCAG GAATGCCGGAGTACAGCCCACCGGAGTGGATCCTCTTTGGCTGCTaccatggccagccagccaccatctggtccctgggcatcgtGCTctatgagctgctctgtgggcaccTTCCTTTCCACAGCAACGAGGACATCGTCCGGGGCCAGCTCTTCTTCCCACCCTGGGTGTCTCAAG agtgccagcacctcatcagGTGGTGTTTATGCATGGAGCCCACAGACAGGCCAGCACTGGCAGACCTTTTTGAGcattcttggctgcaggagccctgcctggcccaggagacagcagagatgcctccctgtgcacagtag